TGCCCACTCCAGCCGCAGGACGGAAGAGGTGCGCGGGACGTCGAAACCCATCGTCACGGACAGCAGCTCCGAGGGCCGCACGGTGAACACGGCGGAGCCTTCCCTCGTGGGCCGCCACTCCGTCCCCGTCGCCGCATCGGTGAGCAGCAGCTCCCCAGGGGTGAAATCACTCGGGAGGCTCCGGGGGTTGAAGACGGTGAGCTCCACGGTGAGGCGTCGTTGTCCGGGAGCCGGTGCTCCGGGCAGGGAGGGCAGGGTGGCCGTGTCCCCATGGTCCGTCGGCTCGTGCAGCCAGACGGCCCGCTCCAGCCGCAGCCGGAGCCCGCTCAGCTCGGCTTCCCTGCGTGGCTGGGTGGCCCGGGCCTGGAGCGCCAGCGCGCCTCCAGCGAGCGTGGCCAGCAGCGCGAGCCCGCACGCCACCCACCGCGTGCCGCTCCCTGCGTGCTGACGGGTGCTCCTCTCCGAGGGTGCATTCATGGTGGCCCCGCGTGACTACGGCTCGTCCGCGCCCGGTGCGGAGACGGGGACGGTGAGTTGGACGGTGCCCGCCTTCTCGAAGTGCAGGGTAAGCGGCAGGCTCGCGGGCGTGCCCTGGAGCGCGTACAGCATGAGGTGCTTGCCCCCCGGTGCCAGCTCGACGCGGCTTTTCGCGGGCACCACGAAGCCCTCGGGCCGCGGGTGCATCTGCAACAACTCCCCCTGCGCGATGACCTCGTGCAACTCCACCTTCGCGGCGGTGGTGGACTCGGCGGAGACGAGCCGATCCTCCCGTCCGCTCGTATTCACCAGCG
The sequence above is drawn from the Archangium gephyra genome and encodes:
- a CDS encoding c-type cytochrome, which codes for MNAPSERSTRQHAGSGTRWVACGLALLATLAGGALALQARATQPRREAELSGLRLRLERAVWLHEPTDHGDTATLPSLPGAPAPGQRRLTVELTVFNPRSLPSDFTPGELLLTDAATGTEWRPTREGSAVFTVRPSELLSVTMGFDVPRTSSVLRLEWARGTERALLLSTRRPRNPNEGPPGWPRRVEELPQGNASAGSALFHGRLACASCHGNPAEPDGRRIGPALANFSRVGATRVAGMSAAQYAYESLLNPGAVIAPECSGQGPCAQTSTMPLYGESLSPQEMADLISYLVNLRTGE